In Flammeovirgaceae bacterium 311, one DNA window encodes the following:
- a CDS encoding thiol-disulfide isomerase/thioredoxin (COG0526 Thiol-disulfide isomerase and thioredoxins) — MTVLGVGLAIGAYAQSGAAPGATAPDFSLTDAVSGRAISLADFKSQKAVVLVFTSNYCPYSRLYESRINQLVGQYRDRGVAFVLINPNDAQQNKEESEQAMKQKAESWGNGLPYLSDKKQATAKKYGASKTPEVYVLTPRNGNFTVYYAGAIDDNPQVAEDVSQPYLQQAIEGALSGKTAVVRSKRPVGCMIKTP, encoded by the coding sequence ATGACTGTGTTAGGAGTGGGATTGGCGATTGGCGCTTATGCGCAAAGTGGGGCAGCTCCCGGAGCCACTGCGCCGGATTTTAGCCTGACCGATGCTGTTAGCGGAAGAGCTATATCACTGGCTGATTTTAAAAGTCAGAAAGCAGTAGTGTTGGTGTTTACCTCTAACTACTGCCCTTACTCACGGTTGTATGAAAGCCGTATTAATCAGCTGGTGGGGCAGTACAGAGACAGGGGCGTTGCTTTCGTATTAATCAACCCTAACGATGCCCAGCAGAACAAGGAAGAGTCTGAGCAGGCCATGAAGCAAAAAGCAGAGAGCTGGGGCAATGGTTTGCCGTACCTTTCAGACAAGAAGCAGGCAACAGCCAAAAAATATGGTGCCAGTAAAACGCCTGAAGTGTATGTGCTCACGCCCCGCAATGGTAACTTCACCGTTTACTATGCCGGTGCCATTGACGATAATCCCCAGGTGGCTGAAGATGTAAGCCAGCCTTACCTGCAGCAGGCCATCGAAGGTGCTCTAAGTGGTAAGACAGCCGTGGTGAGAAGCAAGCGCCCGGTGGGTTGTATGATTAAAACGCCTTGA
- a CDS encoding nucleoside-diphosphate sugar epimerase (COG0702 Predicted nucleoside-diphosphate-sugar epimerases), whose protein sequence is MNVPSPTETFGQRSALIAGATGLVGWHLLNMLLSDPYYDRIYVLTRRKLTMEHPKLDQLVIDFDTLADRNLIPEVQDVYCCLGTTMKKAGSKEAFRKVDFTYPYELAKLAAENGAHQFLLVSAMGANKSSLFFYNRVKGDVEEAICKISQFRSIHVFRPSLLLGQRQEDRKGEEFAQKITRFIRPLMIGPFRKYRPIQGHVVAEGMLAAAKSDQRGVMLHPSEEIKKLGQKRLSA, encoded by the coding sequence GTGAACGTACCATCACCCACCGAAACCTTTGGACAGCGTTCGGCGCTGATTGCCGGCGCAACCGGTCTGGTTGGCTGGCACCTGCTTAACATGCTCTTAAGCGACCCCTACTACGACCGGATATATGTGCTGACGCGCAGAAAACTAACGATGGAGCACCCTAAGCTCGATCAGCTGGTCATTGATTTTGATACCCTTGCCGACCGCAACCTGATACCGGAAGTACAGGATGTGTACTGCTGCCTGGGCACGACCATGAAAAAAGCCGGTTCTAAGGAAGCTTTTCGTAAAGTAGATTTCACCTACCCTTACGAGCTGGCCAAACTGGCTGCAGAAAATGGTGCCCATCAGTTCCTGCTCGTTTCTGCCATGGGTGCCAATAAAAGCAGTTTGTTCTTCTACAACCGGGTTAAAGGAGATGTGGAAGAGGCTATTTGCAAAATCAGCCAGTTCAGAAGCATTCATGTATTCAGGCCTTCGCTGCTGCTGGGCCAACGGCAGGAGGATCGAAAAGGAGAAGAATTTGCGCAAAAAATTACCAGGTTTATTCGTCCGCTGATGATAGGTCCTTTCCGCAAGTACCGGCCCATTCAGGGGCATGTTGTGGCAGAAGGCATGCTGGCTGCCGCCAAGTCAGATCAGCGTGGTGTGATGCTTCACCCTTCAGAAGAAATAAAAAAGCTGGGACAAAAACGACTATCTGCGTAG
- a CDS encoding 2-phosphosulfolactate phosphatase (COG2045 Phosphosulfolactate phosphohydrolase and related enzymes) has product MNRQIDVCLTPELINLYDLKGQIVVVIDILRATSCMVTALAEGVESIRPVATLDECQQLGKRGYLTAAERGGEQVAGFDLGNSPRAYLESAYAGKKVAVTTTNGTLAITRSAPFAKQVLIGAFLNLSALAGYLRQQPEDVVLLCAGWKGKVNMEDTLFAGALVSMLRDTHEPCCDSPLAAMTLYETVKDQLFDYLMQASHARRLSKFGVEDDIRFSLETDVYDVIPMLKGEELVMLRDVVR; this is encoded by the coding sequence ATGAATCGACAAATAGATGTTTGTTTAACCCCGGAGCTGATCAATCTGTATGATTTGAAAGGGCAGATCGTGGTGGTAATTGATATATTACGCGCCACCTCCTGCATGGTAACAGCACTGGCAGAAGGGGTAGAGAGTATTAGGCCGGTTGCCACCCTGGATGAGTGCCAGCAGCTGGGCAAGCGGGGTTACCTGACGGCAGCCGAAAGGGGAGGTGAGCAGGTAGCTGGTTTTGATCTTGGTAATTCGCCCCGGGCCTACCTGGAGAGTGCCTACGCCGGAAAAAAAGTGGCTGTTACCACAACCAATGGTACGCTGGCTATAACCCGCTCTGCACCCTTTGCCAAACAGGTGCTTATCGGTGCTTTCCTGAACCTCTCTGCCCTGGCAGGTTACCTGCGCCAGCAGCCCGAAGATGTGGTGCTGTTGTGTGCCGGCTGGAAAGGCAAGGTTAATATGGAAGATACGCTGTTTGCCGGTGCGCTGGTAAGTATGCTTAGAGATACCCACGAACCCTGCTGCGATTCGCCGCTGGCCGCTATGACGCTGTATGAAACGGTAAAGGACCAGTTGTTCGATTACCTCATGCAGGCATCTCATGCCCGCAGGCTAAGCAAGTTTGGGGTGGAAGATGATATTCGCTTCTCGCTGGAGACGGATGTTTATGACGTTATTCCAATGCTGAAAGGCGAAGAACTGGTAATGTTGAGAGACGTTGTACGCTAA
- a CDS encoding 4'-phosphopantetheinyl transferase (COG2091 Phosphopantetheinyl transferase), translating to MPLFQTGNLTDGGSWALWQLEEPEHQLQQQLNPLCFPLQELQTIRVEQRRLEWLGCRLALQALLPDAGASCLQKNPFGRPFLQPASLHISLSHAYPFAAAAVHPLKPVGLDIEKPRPQLLRIKHKFLSEREQNLVGDNLEQLCLWWAAKEALYKLNGQPGLIFARDMEVAPVNGTDRLHALLYGRPYELHYQWYNDLLMCVVA from the coding sequence ATGCCCCTATTCCAGACTGGTAATTTAACGGACGGCGGTAGTTGGGCACTCTGGCAGCTGGAGGAGCCGGAACATCAACTCCAACAGCAACTTAACCCCTTATGTTTTCCGCTTCAGGAGCTGCAAACCATACGGGTGGAGCAGCGCCGGCTGGAGTGGCTGGGGTGCAGGCTGGCATTGCAGGCACTCTTGCCTGATGCTGGTGCATCCTGCCTGCAAAAGAACCCTTTTGGCCGGCCGTTTTTGCAGCCGGCTTCCCTGCACATTTCACTATCGCATGCCTATCCATTTGCGGCAGCGGCGGTGCACCCGCTAAAGCCCGTAGGCCTGGATATTGAAAAACCCCGCCCACAACTACTGCGTATTAAGCACAAGTTTCTTTCAGAGCGGGAGCAGAATCTTGTTGGCGATAACCTGGAGCAGCTCTGCCTCTGGTGGGCTGCCAAGGAAGCACTCTATAAGCTCAACGGGCAGCCCGGGCTTATATTTGCCCGCGATATGGAGGTTGCGCCGGTAAATGGTACAGACAGGTTGCATGCCCTGCTGTATGGCAGGCCCTATGAACTCCATTATCAGTGGTATAATGACCTGTTAATGTGTGTGGTAGCCTAA
- a CDS encoding dihydroneopterin aldolase (COG1539 Dihydroneopterin aldolase) yields the protein MGKVALEGMEFFAYHGYYDEEQKMGNKYSVDVAVETDLTSAAQHDALAETVNYELLYKIIAQVMSRPSRLLETLNLQIIREVFNRFPQAERVEVNISKFNPPIGGVCREAKVIMSKRREEV from the coding sequence ATGGGAAAAGTAGCGTTGGAGGGCATGGAGTTTTTTGCTTATCATGGGTATTATGATGAAGAGCAAAAGATGGGCAATAAGTACTCAGTAGATGTTGCAGTAGAAACCGACCTAACCTCTGCCGCCCAGCACGATGCCCTGGCAGAAACAGTCAATTACGAGCTACTATACAAGATCATTGCCCAGGTCATGAGCAGGCCCAGCCGTTTGCTGGAAACCCTGAACCTGCAGATTATTCGTGAGGTATTCAATCGCTTTCCGCAGGCAGAACGGGTAGAAGTGAACATATCAAAGTTCAACCCCCCGATTGGCGGTGTTTGCCGTGAAGCTAAAGTAATCATGAGCAAAAGGCGGGAAGAGGTTTAG
- a CDS encoding iron-sulfur cluster assembly accessory protein (COG0316 Uncharacterized conserved protein) yields the protein MLQPVELTPKAVAEVKHIIENKNIPEGYGLRVGVKGGGCGGVSYILGFDKPKEGDLQYEVHGVPVLVEKRHTMYLLGLQVDFYEGSDARGFLFTNPSKEEQSEEAK from the coding sequence ATGTTACAGCCCGTAGAATTGACGCCCAAAGCAGTAGCCGAGGTAAAGCATATCATAGAAAACAAAAATATCCCTGAAGGCTATGGCCTGCGGGTGGGCGTAAAAGGCGGCGGCTGTGGAGGTGTATCTTATATATTAGGCTTTGATAAGCCCAAGGAAGGTGATCTGCAGTATGAGGTACACGGGGTGCCGGTGCTGGTAGAAAAGCGCCATACCATGTACCTGCTGGGCCTGCAGGTAGATTTTTACGAGGGCTCCGACGCAAGAGGGTTTTTATTCACCAACCCCTCGAAAGAGGAGCAGAGCGAAGAGGCGAAGTAG
- a CDS encoding D-tyrosyl-tRNA(Tyr) deacylase (COG1490 D-Tyr-tRNAtyr deacylase): protein MIAVLQRVSEASCTIEGTVKSKIGAGLLVLLGIEDADTTEDLQWLSKKIVNLRIFNDEAGVMNRSLLEEGGELLLISQFTLHASTKKGNRPSYIKAAKPPVAIPLYQAAIRQLEADLGKVVATGEFGADMKIGLINDGPVTIIIDTKDKK from the coding sequence ATGATAGCTGTACTACAACGCGTTTCTGAAGCCTCCTGCACCATTGAGGGAACTGTAAAAAGCAAAATCGGGGCCGGTTTACTGGTGCTGCTGGGTATTGAAGATGCCGATACGACCGAAGACCTCCAGTGGCTTAGCAAGAAGATTGTAAACCTGCGCATATTTAACGATGAAGCTGGTGTGATGAACAGGAGCCTGCTGGAAGAGGGCGGTGAATTGCTCCTCATCAGTCAGTTTACGCTGCATGCCAGCACAAAAAAAGGGAACCGCCCCAGCTATATAAAAGCGGCCAAACCTCCGGTAGCCATTCCGCTTTACCAGGCAGCCATTCGGCAATTAGAAGCTGATTTAGGAAAAGTTGTTGCCACCGGCGAATTTGGTGCAGACATGAAAATAGGCCTGATCAACGACGGGCCCGTTACCATCATCATCGATACAAAGGATAAGAAGTAA
- a CDS encoding hypothetical protein (COG3339 Uncharacterized conserved protein) gives MRNSDDTFLQKAIRLMQGSSDEAEGIAKDSGKLDKLVNKSRRKMSNVKDRKPNILNFFNQLIVFQRLLRAYSRKEYPHLPWKSLLTIVGAILYFINPLDLIPDFIPGIGLIDDIAVLGWAYKTLDSDVQRFQEWEYESRVALKQ, from the coding sequence ATGAGAAACAGCGACGATACTTTTTTACAAAAAGCCATCAGGCTTATGCAAGGTTCCTCTGACGAGGCAGAAGGAATTGCCAAGGATTCAGGCAAGCTGGACAAGCTGGTGAACAAGTCCCGCAGAAAAATGAGCAACGTTAAGGACAGAAAGCCTAACATCCTGAATTTTTTCAACCAGCTGATCGTTTTTCAGCGCCTGCTTAGGGCTTACTCCAGAAAAGAATATCCGCACCTGCCCTGGAAGTCTCTCTTAACCATTGTTGGCGCCATATTATATTTTATCAATCCATTAGATCTTATCCCTGATTTCATTCCGGGTATTGGGCTGATCGATGACATTGCCGTACTGGGCTGGGCCTACAAAACCCTGGATTCCGATGTACAGCGTTTTCAGGAATGGGAATACGAAAGCAGGGTAGCCTTAAAACAATAG
- a CDS encoding alpha/beta hydrolase (COG0596 Predicted hydrolases or acyltransferases (alpha/beta hydrolase superfamily)), with amino-acid sequence MLIENISYAFPTSWVNTAGGLRLAYTEVGQGLPLLFLHGLGSNLTAWSKNLPFLSRHYRCLALDLPGYGKSSKEGFSPGMGFYADVVAEFLDSLALNECFLTGHSMGGQVAIHTALRYPRRVKKLALLAPAGLETFSTSEARQLEEWFSVEKLIKAPRAVVAQNVKANFHHFLDDAQALLEDRLYYTHCSDYPRFCQTLSGCVTAMLNEPVSTLLPELQMPVLLLFGLQDRYIPSPLLHPQLSLESLVQAASTLIPQAQPELINNCGHFIQWEQAGRVNKLLHKFYQEQAH; translated from the coding sequence ATGCTGATCGAAAATATTTCCTATGCCTTTCCTACCTCATGGGTAAATACAGCAGGTGGTCTCCGCCTGGCCTATACAGAAGTTGGGCAGGGACTCCCCCTGCTGTTTTTGCATGGCCTAGGTAGTAATTTAACAGCCTGGAGTAAAAACCTCCCCTTCTTAAGCCGTCACTACCGCTGCCTGGCCCTCGACCTGCCAGGCTATGGCAAATCTTCCAAAGAAGGTTTTAGTCCCGGTATGGGCTTTTATGCAGATGTGGTGGCGGAATTTCTGGATAGCCTGGCACTGAACGAATGCTTTCTGACTGGCCATTCCATGGGTGGGCAGGTAGCAATTCACACCGCCCTACGGTATCCTCGTCGTGTTAAAAAACTGGCTTTACTTGCCCCTGCCGGCCTTGAAACCTTCAGCACTTCGGAAGCCAGGCAGCTGGAAGAATGGTTTTCAGTAGAAAAGCTGATAAAGGCACCTCGCGCTGTAGTAGCCCAAAATGTAAAGGCCAACTTTCACCATTTCCTCGACGATGCACAGGCATTACTGGAAGACCGCCTCTACTACACCCACTGCAGTGATTACCCCCGCTTTTGCCAAACCCTTTCCGGCTGCGTAACGGCCATGCTGAATGAGCCTGTATCCACCTTACTCCCAGAATTGCAGATGCCGGTTCTGCTGCTTTTTGGCCTGCAGGACCGCTATATCCCCAGCCCTCTGCTGCACCCACAGCTTTCTCTGGAAAGCCTGGTACAGGCAGCCTCCACCCTCATACCCCAGGCACAGCCTGAGCTGATTAACAACTGCGGCCATTTTATTCAATGGGAGCAGGCCGGCAGGGTAAATAAACTGCTCCATAAGTTTTACCAGGAGCAAGCACATTAG
- a CDS encoding hypothetical protein (COG2319 FOG: WD40 repeat): MPRLAVQKQHTFSGHRDCLYTLAPTGTGESFFSAGADGLVVQWQLANPDQGQLLAKAEASIYAMAYEQEQDWLFFGQNYDGIRLIEINSKKNLSSLQITKAAIFSLEAWGGKIFAGTGSGHLVVLQQNPLRVLHEIQLSEKSLRAIALHAGWQELALGYSDGKIRILDLNTLALKHEIDAHQNSVFTVQYSPDGRYLLSGSRDAHIKAWSVADRYELAESIVGHMYTINHLSYSPDGNLFASCSMDKSVKVWDAKAFKLLKVIDKVRHAGHGTSVNRLLWLNNDTLASASDDRTISIWNIEHQEAI, from the coding sequence ATGCCCCGCCTAGCCGTACAAAAGCAGCACACCTTTAGTGGCCACCGTGACTGCCTCTATACCCTGGCCCCTACCGGCACTGGAGAATCTTTTTTTTCTGCCGGTGCCGACGGACTGGTGGTGCAGTGGCAGCTGGCAAACCCCGACCAGGGACAGCTACTGGCCAAGGCAGAGGCTTCTATTTACGCCATGGCCTACGAGCAGGAGCAGGACTGGCTTTTTTTCGGGCAGAACTACGATGGTATCAGACTGATAGAAATCAACAGCAAAAAAAACCTGAGCTCCCTGCAAATAACCAAAGCAGCTATTTTTAGCCTGGAGGCCTGGGGCGGAAAAATATTTGCAGGTACCGGCAGCGGCCATCTGGTGGTGCTGCAGCAAAATCCGCTGCGGGTACTGCATGAAATACAGCTTTCAGAAAAAAGCCTTAGGGCCATTGCCCTACATGCCGGCTGGCAGGAACTGGCACTCGGCTACAGCGATGGCAAAATCCGCATACTGGATTTAAATACCCTTGCCTTAAAACATGAAATAGACGCACACCAAAATTCTGTTTTTACCGTACAATATTCGCCGGATGGCCGTTACCTACTCAGTGGCAGTCGCGATGCACATATCAAAGCCTGGTCGGTAGCCGACCGTTACGAGCTGGCCGAAAGCATTGTGGGGCATATGTACACCATTAACCACCTTAGCTACAGCCCCGATGGCAATTTATTTGCCAGCTGCAGCATGGATAAATCCGTAAAGGTATGGGATGCAAAGGCCTTTAAACTGCTGAAGGTAATTGACAAGGTACGCCATGCCGGCCACGGCACCTCCGTTAACCGGCTGCTGTGGTTAAACAATGATACACTGGCATCTGCCAGCGACGACAGGACAATATCAATCTGGAACATAGAGCATCAAGAGGCAATATGA
- a CDS encoding putative sulfate transporter ybaR (COG0659 Sulfate permease and related transporters (MFS superfamily)) translates to MKYTLFDKTQGTLKDEIFSGLTVALALVPEAVAFAFVAGVSPVVGLYGAFMMGLITSLFGGRPGMISGATGAMAVVMVSLISEGNQLGEGMGLQFLFATLLLTGILQAAAGLFKMGKFIRMVPHPVMMGFVNGLAIVIFLSQLGMFKSGGEWLSGTVLYYMLALVALTMGIMYFLPKLTTKVPAALTAIIVVSLIAIFGGFETATVKSFILERGGTGISAGLPSFAVPSIPLTLDTLLFILPYAAILAAIGLIESLMTLNLIDEITETRGSGNQESLAQGAANIVNGFFGGMGGCAMIGQSIINIKGGARNRLSGVVASLALLAFILFGAEYIEMVPIAALVGVMFMVVIGTFSWGTFNVWNKIPATDTLVIVLVTGLTVIFDLAIAVVAGVIVSALVFAWENALRIRARKYVDEKGIKHYEIYGPLFFGSTTLFMTKFDVANDPDEVVIDFKESRIADQSAIEAINKLDEKYLRAGKTLHLRHLSADCVRLVKRAEKICEVNVLEDPNYFVAIDTYKASDKAKERAAAAASGELAFKH, encoded by the coding sequence GTGAAGTATACTTTATTTGACAAAACCCAGGGCACACTTAAAGACGAGATCTTTTCAGGCTTAACCGTAGCCCTTGCCCTTGTACCAGAGGCAGTTGCCTTTGCCTTTGTGGCTGGTGTTTCGCCAGTAGTAGGTTTATATGGTGCTTTTATGATGGGCCTTATTACCTCCCTCTTTGGTGGCCGTCCAGGCATGATCTCCGGTGCTACAGGCGCCATGGCTGTGGTAATGGTGAGCCTGATCAGCGAAGGCAACCAGCTGGGCGAAGGCATGGGGCTGCAGTTTTTGTTTGCCACCCTTTTGCTCACAGGTATTTTACAGGCCGCCGCCGGCCTGTTTAAAATGGGTAAGTTTATCCGGATGGTACCCCATCCCGTAATGATGGGCTTCGTAAATGGTCTTGCCATTGTAATTTTCCTTTCACAGCTGGGGATGTTTAAATCCGGGGGTGAGTGGTTAAGTGGCACTGTGCTTTACTACATGCTGGCCCTGGTGGCGCTTACCATGGGCATTATGTATTTTCTGCCTAAGCTTACAACCAAAGTACCGGCTGCATTAACCGCCATTATTGTGGTTTCACTTATTGCCATCTTTGGCGGTTTTGAAACGGCCACTGTAAAAAGCTTTATTCTGGAAAGAGGCGGCACCGGCATCAGCGCAGGTTTGCCAAGCTTTGCTGTACCCAGCATTCCTTTAACCCTGGATACGCTGTTGTTTATCCTGCCCTATGCGGCAATTTTGGCCGCCATTGGCCTGATTGAATCCCTGATGACGCTTAACCTGATCGACGAAATAACTGAAACCCGCGGCAGCGGCAACCAGGAAAGCTTAGCACAGGGTGCCGCCAACATTGTAAATGGTTTCTTTGGTGGTATGGGTGGTTGTGCCATGATTGGCCAGAGTATAATCAACATTAAAGGTGGAGCCCGCAACAGGCTTTCTGGTGTAGTAGCCTCACTTGCCTTACTTGCTTTTATTCTTTTTGGTGCCGAGTATATTGAAATGGTACCCATCGCCGCACTGGTGGGCGTTATGTTTATGGTTGTGATTGGCACCTTCTCCTGGGGCACCTTCAATGTATGGAATAAAATACCAGCCACCGACACCCTTGTAATTGTACTGGTAACAGGATTAACCGTTATTTTCGATTTGGCAATTGCCGTAGTAGCCGGTGTTATTGTATCGGCACTGGTATTTGCCTGGGAAAATGCACTACGCATCAGGGCACGTAAGTACGTAGATGAGAAGGGCATTAAGCATTACGAGATTTACGGACCGCTCTTCTTTGGGTCTACTACCCTGTTTATGACCAAATTTGATGTTGCCAATGACCCGGATGAAGTAGTCATTGACTTTAAAGAATCTCGCATTGCAGATCAGTCGGCCATTGAAGCTATTAATAAGCTGGATGAAAAGTACCTGCGTGCGGGTAAAACCCTGCACCTGCGCCACCTTAGCGCCGATTGTGTGCGGCTTGTGAAGCGTGCAGAGAAGATCTGCGAAGTAAACGTACTGGAAGACCCTAACTACTTTGTAGCCATAGATACATACAAAGCAAGCGATAAAGCAAAAGAACGTGCAGCTGCTGCCGCCTCCGGCGAGCTGGCCTTCAAGCATTAA
- a CDS encoding diviva domain protein (COG3599 Cell division initiation protein), translating to MKITPLEIRQKSFERNFRGYDKEEVDAFLTTLSQEWERVVEEHKELRYKLEMADKEVSKLRDVESSLFKTLKTAEDTGNSMVEQATKKAELHMREAELKAETILNDARARAREIQDRADERSEKILQAMEKRVKEMEHHYRMLESHRDNLLSDLLVLANNTLERVEQAEKKVQKHDVSGLVNAAEQAVRERRYHQESAEAENEATIFGDDEENGVEELRMSGEEQESSEKKDNSSFFDTI from the coding sequence ATGAAAATTACACCACTGGAAATACGCCAGAAGAGCTTTGAGCGCAACTTTAGAGGATACGACAAAGAAGAAGTAGACGCATTTTTAACCACCCTCTCGCAGGAGTGGGAGCGCGTGGTAGAAGAGCACAAAGAGCTACGCTACAAGCTCGAAATGGCCGATAAAGAAGTTAGCAAGCTACGGGATGTAGAATCTTCTCTTTTCAAAACCCTGAAAACAGCAGAAGACACCGGCAACAGCATGGTGGAGCAGGCTACAAAAAAAGCCGAGCTACACATGCGCGAAGCTGAGCTGAAAGCTGAAACCATCTTAAATGATGCACGCGCCCGTGCCCGTGAAATTCAGGACAGGGCTGATGAAAGATCAGAAAAAATTCTGCAGGCCATGGAAAAACGCGTGAAGGAAATGGAGCATCACTACCGCATGCTGGAGAGCCACCGCGATAACCTGCTGAGTGATTTACTGGTGCTGGCCAATAACACCCTTGAACGTGTGGAACAGGCCGAAAAGAAAGTTCAGAAGCATGATGTAAGCGGGCTGGTAAATGCTGCAGAGCAGGCCGTGCGCGAGCGCCGCTACCACCAGGAATCTGCAGAAGCGGAAAATGAAGCAACTATTTTCGGCGACGATGAAGAGAATGGTGTAGAAGAATTAAGAATGAGTGGAGAGGAGCAGGAAAGCAGTGAAAAAAAAGATAATTCTTCTTTTTTCGACACCATCTAA
- a CDS encoding pyrophosphatase (COG1694 Predicted pyrophosphatase), with protein MTIKEAQEQVDAWIKTTGVRYFNELTNTAILMEEVGELARLMARTYGEQSFKESDKDRDLGDEMADVLWVLMCLANQTGVDLTEALQNNIEKKNRRDSERHKNNEKLK; from the coding sequence ATGACGATCAAAGAAGCACAGGAACAAGTAGATGCGTGGATCAAAACCACCGGCGTTCGTTATTTTAACGAACTTACCAACACAGCCATTCTGATGGAAGAAGTGGGCGAGCTGGCCCGCCTGATGGCCCGCACCTATGGCGAACAAAGTTTTAAGGAAAGCGATAAAGACCGCGATTTGGGCGATGAGATGGCCGATGTGCTCTGGGTACTCATGTGCCTGGCTAACCAAACCGGCGTTGACCTTACCGAGGCCCTGCAGAATAATATAGAGAAAAAAAATCGTAGGGACAGCGAGCGTCACAAGAACAACGAAAAGCTGAAGTAA